The following proteins are co-located in the Trichormus variabilis 0441 genome:
- the psaC gene encoding photosystem I iron-sulfur center protein PsaC: MSHTVKIYDTCIGCTQCVRACPTDVLEMVPWDGCKAAQVASSPRTEDCVGCKRCETACPTDFLSIRVYLGAETTRSMGLAY; this comes from the coding sequence ATGTCTCATACCGTAAAAATCTACGATACCTGCATTGGCTGCACTCAATGTGTCCGCGCCTGCCCTACTGACGTTCTGGAGATGGTTCCTTGGGATGGCTGTAAGGCTGCTCAAGTCGCTTCTTCACCCCGTACAGAAGACTGCGTAGGCTGCAAGCGTTGTGAAACAGCTTGCCCGACTGACTTCTTGAGCATTCGGGTTTATCTGGGTGCAGAAACAACTCGCAGCATGGGTCTAGCTTACTAA